In Pseudobdellovibrio exovorus JSS, the genomic stretch CCTTGGGTGCGGCCTTTGTAGATAACTCCAGAAGAGTCACACATCAGGACGTTTTCTTTTTTCACGCCTAGGCTAATGAAGATTTTTGTACAGGCGATAGCGGAAGCGCCAGCACCATTCACAACTAAATTAATTTCTGAAAGTTTTTTGCCGACGATATGAGTGGCATTGATCAAAGCAGCTCCACTCACGATAGCAGTTCCATGCTGATCATCATGGAAGACAGGGATGTTCATTTCTTTTTTAAGAGTTTCTTCAATTTCAAAACACTCGGGAGCTTTAATATCTTCTAAGTTGATACCGCCAAAAGTGGGTTCCAATGTTTTAATCGCATTAATGAACTCTGCAGGAGAGGAAGATTTAACTTCGATATCGAACACATCAATACCAGCGAAATTTTTGAAAAGAATACCTTTTCCTTCCATCACAGGTTTTGAAGCCAATGGTCCGATATTTCCTAAACCTAAAACAGCAGTTCCGTCTGAGATAACGGCAACAAGATTGCCTTTACTGGTGTAGTCGAAAACTTTCTCTGGATTTTTTGCGATCACTTTGCAAGGAACAGCAACTCCTGGCGAGTATGCTAACGATAAGGCTTTTTCCGTATTGCAGTCTTTAGTAGAGACCACTTCGATTTTTCCCGGTCGTCCTTTTTGGTGGAATTCAAGAGCTTCTTTTTCGAAGGCAGAGTTATCAGTAGGAGATTTATCACTTAATTTTTCAGTCATGCTTCCCAAAATTAACCTCATTTTGTAGAGTTTTTATTCTAAGGCCGAGTTATAAAAAGCACAATAGAATCAGTAGTCTAGCATGCTAACCAGCGTCAATTGCCAGCCTCGATTTTTCAGGGTTTAATAGTGAGCTTGAATGTAAAAAACTAAGGGAGTTCTTATATGAGTTCGTTGCCGAAAAGTCCGCGTGATGTGGTCATTGTTGAGGGAGTGCGTACTCCATTTGCAAAAGCTGGTACTAAGCTAAAAGATGTGCACGCTGCACAGTTGGGCCAAGTGGCTTTAAAAGAGTTAGTTGCGCGCACTAATTTAGATGTTGATATCGTTGATGAAGTGATTTTGGGAAATACGGGATCGCCGTCAGATGCAGTAAATATAGCGCGTGTTGTTGCATTGAATGCTGGATTCCCGATTAAAACATCAGCAGTAACTGTTCACAGAAATTGTGCATCAGCGATGGAAAGTATCACTTCTGGTTATGAAAGAATCAAATCAGGAACAATGGATGTTGTTGTTGCTGGTGGAACAGAAAATATGTCTCAGATGCCGTTGGTTGTGCCTCCGGCAATTAAAGGAATTATTGAAAGATTGGGATCAGCGAAAACGGGTGGTGCACGTGCGGCTGCTTTGTGGGATTGGTTTAAAGCTGATTTACAACAGATCAAAGAAATGGTGACAACGCCACCTTTGGCAAAAACTAAATATAAACCTGTTATCACTTTAGCAGATGGATTAACGGATCCATTTGTCGGTATCAATATGGGGATGACAGCAGAGGTGATTGCAAAAGAGTTTGGCATCAGTCGTAAAGAGCAAGATGCCTATGCCTTGCAGTCGCACCTTAAAGTGGCAGCAGCTCGTGCTAAGTTAGCGGAAGAGATCGTGCCATTCTATGTTGCTCCTGATTATAAAGAAGTGGTGACTCAAGATGTGGGTCCTCGCGACAACCAAACATTAGAAGCTTTAGAAAAATTAAAACCTTTCTTTGATAAAAATACAGGAAGCATCACTGCGGGGAACTCGTGCCCTGTAACAGATGGTTCTGCGATGGTTTTATTAATGTCTCGCGAAAAAGCAGAAGCTTTGGGATACAAACCTCTTGCGCGTATTCGTGGGTATGCGTTTGCAGGGTTAGAGCCTGAGCGTATGGGAATGGGACCTGCTTATTCAACACCGATTGCGTTGAAACGTGCAGGATTATCAATGAAAGATATTGGTCTTGTTGAATTGAATGAAGCTTTTGCGGCGCAAGTTATGGCGAATCAAAAGGCATTCGACTCTGAAGAGTTTGGTAAAAAAATCGGACTTTCTGGAAAAATTGGCGAGTTAAGAAGTGATATCTTGAATGTTAATGGTGGTGCGATTGCTTTAGGACATCCAGTAGGGGCTACAGGCACACGTATCGTATTGACGTTGATGAAAGAAATGAAACGTAGAAACACTGAGTTCGGTTTAGCTACATTGTGTATTGGTGGCGGACAAGGTGGATCTGTGATTATTGAGAACGAAGGGTAATAACATGTCAGCTATTAATTTAACTACAAAGAAAATTGGCAACGACGAAATCGCGATCCTGACTTTTGATTTACCGAATGAAAAGGTAAATAAGCTTTCAACTCCGGTAATGACGGAATTGAAAGCCCACATCGAAAAGTTACAAACATCAAATTACAAAATGGTTGTTTTCAAATCAGCTAAACCTAAAATTTTTATTGCGGGTGCTGACATTGAAGAAATCCAAAAGTTGAAAACTCCACAAGAAGTACAAGTAGCTGTGAGTTCTGGACAAACGATTTTCAATCAAATTGAAGATCTGCCGATGCCAACATTGGCTTTGGTGCATGGTGCGTGTGCTGGCGGTGGCTGTGAGCTGATCTTAGCGTGTGACTACCGTATTGCTACAGATGACTCTTCGACTCGTATTGGTCTTCCTGAAACAAAATTGGGAATTTTACCTGGTTTTGGTGGTTGTATTCGTTTACCACGTACTGTGGGATTACAGGCATCACTTGATGTTATTTTGGCAGGAAAACTTTTGAACCCTAAAAAAGCTTTGAAGATTGGTTTAGTGGACTATGTTGTGCACGTGAATCTGTTGGATGGTTTTGCTGAAACACAAATTCAGAAAATTTTAGCGGGCGGAGCTAAAAAGCGCCGTAAGACATTCCAACCTCGCGGTGTTGTGAATAAATTATTAGAAGGCCCACTTAAAGGCGTTGTGTTCAAGAAAGCTCGCGAGGGCGTTTTAAAAGCAACACGTGGTCATTATCCCGCTCCACTAGCGGCGTTGGACGTTGTTCGTAAAACGTATGGTATGAGCGATCGCACTCGCGCTTTGCAAATTGAGTTAGAGCATTTTGCTGAGTGTGCTGTGACAGATATTTCGAAAAATCTGATCCACGTTTTCTACTTAACAGAAATGGTTAAGAAACAGACGGGTGTGTCGTCGGATGTTAAAGGAAAAGCCGTAAAACAGTTAGGCGTTCTAGGAGCAGGAACTATGGGCGGTGGTATTGCCTATGTGGCTGCTGATAAAGGGATTGGTGTTCGTGTAAAAGATATCTCTTATGAAGCGAATGCTAAAGCTTTGAAGCATGCTCGTGATCTATGGGCAAAGCTTGTTAAGAAAAAAGTTATCGATAATTACCAATTCACTCAGAAGATGGCATTAGTTTCGACAGGGTTGGACTTTGCTGGTTTTAAAAATCTAGATGTCACAGTTGAAGCTATTGTTGAGGACATGGGAATTAAGCAAAAAGTAATCGGACAGACAGCTGCTGAAATGCGTGAAGATGCGATTATCGTAACAAATACATCTTCACTTAGTGTAAATGAAATGGCGAAAGGTCACCCACGTCCTGAGTACTTTGCTGGGATGCACTTTTTCAGTCCAGTACACAAGATGCCATTAGTGGAAGTTATTCGTGGAGAGAAATCTTCTGATGAAACTATTGCCACAGTATTCGAATTAGCAAAGAAAATGGGAAAAATGCCAGTTGTGGTAAAAGATGGCCCAGGTTTCTTAGTGAATCGTCTTTTATTACCTTATATGGCCGAAGCGGCGTTCTTGTTAGCTGAAGGCATGAGCGTTGAAAAAGTAGATAAAGCTTATGTAAATCAATTTGGTATGCCAATGGGGCCATTCGAGTTGATGGACAGCGTGGGGTTAGATGTTTGCGTGAAAGTTTTAAATATTTTCCGCAAAGCATTCCCTGATCGCGTTGAAGTTCCAGCTTTAATGGAAAAACTAGAGAAGAACAAAGCTCGTTTGGGACAAAAAACAAACTTGGGATTCTATAAGTATGAGGGCGGACGCAAAACAGAAGTGGATCAAAGTATCTACGCTGAGTTGGGTATTTCAGCTCCGACAAATCCATACTCAGATCAAGAGTGCCTAGAGCGTGGTGTTTTTGCGATGATTAATGAATCTGCGTTAGCTTTAGACCAAGATAAGATTGTAGACACTCCACATGAAGTTGATTTAGCAATGATTATGGGTACTGGATTCCCTCCATTCAGAGGTGGTCTTATGAAGTATGCAGATACAATTGGTGCTGACTATGTCCGTACACAGTTAACTAAATACGCTACGGAAAGAAAAGCGAATCGCTTGAAGCCATCATCGAAATTAGTAGAAAGAGCTGATAAAAAAGCACGGTTCTATAACTAATGACTTCACGATATAAAATTGTTGTTATCTTTTTACTTTTGGCTGTTATCTGCGCTGCAGATCAGGCCACTAAGTATTGGGCTGTTCATAATTTAATGGGACAGCCTGCGATGATTTATTTGAATGGTCTTTTTCAGCTTGTGTATGCCGAAAACCCAGGTGCATTTTTAGGTTTGGGTGGCGGGCTGTCACGAGGGGTTCGTTTTGTTGTATTTGCATTAGTGGTGTTTTTAGGTTTGGGTGGAATGCTTTGGTATATCATTCGCAAAAATGTCAGTAAGGTAAATCTATACGCCTATACGTTTATTATCGCAGGTGGTTTTGGAAACCTTTGGGATCGAGTTTTCCATGAAGACGGGCATGTAATTGATTTTATGCTGATCGAAATCACTGGACCACTGCGTACTGGGGTCTTCAATATAGCAGACGTATTTATTGTAGTAGGCGTTCTTCTGGCTTTGCTAGGAGAGTATCTATTTGAGAAATCTAAGTCTCCAAAAGCAAGCCAGACCTAGGGCTAAAGCCTTCTTGTCATCTAGGCTTGCTATTTTTTTTCAAAAACAAGATCATATTAATAGAACCATATCGCTTTGAGTTACTACTGAATTTGCTGTGAATTCAGGGCGATTTTGAACGTGAGTCAAAGGGGGCCATGTGAAGGTATTTCTTTATGTCTTGGTACTATTTAATCCCCTGATGCTATGGGCATCTGAACATGGCGTTTTTATGGTTGTAAAGGGCAGTGTTAAGATTCAAGGCCCAAGCTCTGTGTCTGAAGCCAAAGTCGGCTCAAAAATTCATGAGGGTGAAACTGTTGTTACGGGTGATGATTCGCGGGCTAAGATCGTGATGACAGATCGAAATATCATTAATATCTCTCCGAATACTCAATTGAAAATTGAGAAATACTCGAACACATCTAAGGATAAGAATGTGCGCCTTAATTTGATCGAGGGTAAGGTTCGTAATAATGTCGAGCAAAAATACGACAACAAAAATAGCAAATTTGAAGTGCGCACGGCGACTGCCGTGGCCGGTGTGCGTGGAACCCAGTTCATCACATCCTATAACTCATCTACTCGTGTGACTGAGGTCATTACCTTAAAAGGACAAGTGAGCTTTGCCAGTCTGAGTTCGGTTCAGCAGGGAACTGCGGCCAGTGGTTCTGGTGAGGTCGTTGTTGGACGTGGTGAAAAGTCTGAAGTTCAAGATGGTGGAGCTAATGTAAATCCGACACCACCAGCAAAAGTTCCTGTGCAGGAAATTCGACAAATTGAAACCGATACAAATGTAAGAAAAGATTCGGTAAAAAATGAAGTCAAAGTGGACACTCCCGCGGCCACAGTCGGGGCGACAACTCCGGTGACGACGGCGCCATTAAAAGATCTGACGAAAGAGAGTAATCAATTAATTGAGGGCGCTACGAATCGTAAGTTCGATAAGTCTAAAATTAAAATTATTACGCAGCCGGAAGGTAATTAGATAAGAAAATATGATCAAGAATATTCTGGCAGCGTGTGTGTTTCTTCTTAGTGTTAAGGCCTTTGCCCAATTAGACAGGCAAAAGGTTCATCAGATTTTAAATCAGAGCATTGAACTCTACAATCAACAGAACTATCAAGAGTCTGTAAAAGCGTTAGCGCGTATCAGCAGCGTGCGCAGTCAGTATCTGAATTGGTACTACTATTATGGTTTGAATCAGATGCAGTTGCAAAGTTACGATAATGCTGCCCGCAGCTTAGAGATCTTTATTAAACGTTCTCCAGCTCAAAACACGGCAAGGGCCTATTATTATTTAGGACGTATTCAATTTCAAAAAGGTGAGTACGAAAAAGCAATCACAAGTTTAGAGTTATCTTTAGACGTATCGACCGATCCACAGTTGGATAACATGAGCGAAGAGTTGTTGGATAAAGCCATTCGTTATCAAAACTATTATGAAAATTCAGATCGCGGAAATTTAACATTTCTATTGGGTTATTCCTATGACGATAACGTTCTGAATTTATCGAAAAGTCTTTTTCCAGAAAAAATTAATGGGCATGTCTTAAGTTATGGTGGAGCTCTGTCTTATAAAGTTGTAGATCAGTATGCATTCAATCTAGATCCAACTTTAGCTGTCTTGGATAATTACACCTTCAATGAAAGCTTTCAAACGAACAGCACGGTGCAGGGCGCAGATGCCTTGCAGATTTTAGCTTCTGTTCCTGTCAGATTTACTTTTGGTGAAGGTATTTTAGCTAAGAAGTTTGATATATCCCTCAATCATTATACGGTGTATTTACCACTGAGTGGAAGTAAGCGGGAACTGGCGAATACTTCTGTTTTCTTAAGGTTTCAGGCCTTGACTCCATGGAGCAATAAGTTTGCGATGCGCTACAATGTGGTCGTCGCCTCAGATAAGGCGAGTGGTTATCAATTGGATGATGATAATGCATCCGGCTCGCGTTTAGAGGTCATGTTATCACCGATACAGTATCTGTCCGATATGAATCATTACCTGATGTATGATCTAGGTTACGAGCAGAACACCGCAACTGGTATCAACGCTCGTTATAAGCGTTACCAAGCGGCTATAAATTATGGCTATGCAAGTTTCGGAAGTAGTAACTCTATCTTGCGATTGTCATATTCTAACCTGAGCTATCCAGATAAAAACATTCCTCGCAAAGATAATCAGTACGCTTTGTCACATATTATCTCGATGCCACTGGGGTGGACAGATTCTTCTTTGGGAATTTCTGTAGGGGTGACAAACAATCAGTCCAACATAGATTTTAACAAATACACAGATTTCAATGCCGGTCTGCTGTTTGCCAAATCCTTCGGATTCTAAGGGGTCTTCTAGCTCATTTGTGAACTGAGTTTTTGACTGGCTTGCACATATTGATCAAGTGTCGTACGTAAAGCCGCTTTTTGATCTTCGCTCGGGTTAATGTACTCTAAATAGATAGAAGAATCAGTTATGATCACCTTGGCTTTTAAGGTGATTCTTTTTGTTTTATCCTCAGTACCAATGCTATTGATAATAATCAGATCAAATGGGCTGTGATGAAATTCGTCAGGTACGATTCTTTCAGAAAAAGTTCCACTTAAAGAGATATTCTTAGCTATAGAACGAAACATCGTGCCTTTGGGGCTGACAAGAAGGAGCTCAATTTTAAATTTGTCTTCTTTGTTTGACTTGGAAAAGGCTGAGCTTTTATCAAGGTTTTTAAAGTTAATCGTGGGTTTTGCCGTTTCACTCGAGTTTTCGAGTTGCTCGGCAGAAAACTGCTCACCAGTTAAAGCATGCGATAGTTTGACTTCCTCAAGTTGAACGCTAGAAAAAGAGGCCTGAATGCGCTTTTCTGTCTCTTGATCGACGGGCTTCATTTGTAGTGAGCTGGCGCTGTTGCCTTTGTCGTCGTTACCACCGGCATTTAGAAAAGTGCTCATAAAGGGACTATCATCGGAATCTAAGAACTCCTTAAGGCGGCGCCATTTAGGCCATGAGTTTTTCCAAATCAGAAAGCCGTTAATTTCTTTAGTTTTCATTTTCATTAATGAAAACTGAGTCTCTTCATCTGACATTTTTTCGGTTTGCAATTTCTGATTGGGGTCGTAAAGAACCCAGAACTCTTGAGCCATAATTTAAATCATCGGCTTTTGTCTTATTGAAATTAAACACTTTGTTAGAGCTAATATTCTTTTAGAAAGAGTGTATTATGCTGAGACATAGGGAGGGCTTATGAAAGTCTTTTTTGCCGTAATGATGATGTCGATGATAGCTCAGGCCGAGGGTTTGATGTGGAATGACCTTGAAATTGGCCCCAAATACGAACTGATGATGTCAGTCCCGGTAAGCGCCGAGGTGACATTTGAAAAAGATCATCCATTTGTTTTAGAGGACGTCTTTTACAGCTCTTTACCGCTCGTGCATTTCACTTTCAAAGACCTGTTGTGTACAGATATGCAGCGCCAGTCGGAACTGGAGCTATTTAATCCAGAGCCAGAAAATTTGGTCGAAGATAAATCTATCGGCGTCATTTTACATCCGAATTGTTTGCTAGAGGTGATCGTTGAGTCAAAATATTACTATGGTACTAGCATACTGAAATAGAACTATTTAGTGCTTAAGAGCTCGTATATCTTCACGGGCTCTTTCTTTCCCTTTACGTTGACTGTATCCAGCTCTTTGCAGTTGAAGTTATCTTTCACTATTTCATAGGTGAATTCGCTGATAATAATATGAGTTCCATAATTTTTGTTAAGGCTTTCTAATCTGGAAGCTAAGTTCACGCTGTCGCCGATAACAGTGTAGTTTTGGATTGTCTCAGATCCGATATTACCCGCATTCATATAACCTGTATTAATCCCGATACCGATATCAATCTTAGGCCAGTTTCTTAATACAAACTCCTCATTCAGCTTTTCAAGGGCGTTCAGACACCCTAAGGCGGCATAACAGGCTTGATGCGCATGATTCTTATAGTTGATTGGAGCGCCAAACATCGCCATCACAGCATCACCAATATACTTATCTATAGTGCCTTGATGTTGCGTAATGACTGCAGACATAGGGGTAAAGTATTTATTCAATAACTCAGAAAGCTCAAGAGGGTCCATTTTCTCTGAGAACTCAGTAAAACCACGGATATCCGAAAAGTAAACGCTCATAAAGAGTTTCTGTCCGCGAAGCTCAATGGCAGATTCATTCTTTAAGATCTCTTCGACGACGTCTTTTGAAACGTATTTAGAGAATGCTTTTTTAATCTCTTTAGACTTTCTAGATTGGAAGAAGTACTTGTAAATCAAAGAGGCAAAAAACGAGGTAAAAACTAAGACCAAAAATAAGAACGACGAGTGAAACAGGTAGCCTTCATGGTACAGATATCTTTGTAGAAGGACAAGGATGATAGCTGTTAAAGAGAAAGCAATGGAGGCTAACAGAACTTCTGCCTTAATAAAAATGAGCAAAGAGATAATCAGAGTCAAAAATAAAAGCCAAGGAGCATATCGCAGCTCATCTTTAAAGTATCTCAGGTAATTTTGTGAAAGAAGATTAGATAGTGCTGTTGCGTGGATTTCTGGCCCAGGGTAATTGATATCATGGGGAGTGGTGCGAATATCATAAATACCGACGGCGGTGGCTCCAAAAATAATATTTTTATCTTTCAAAAACTCAGCTTTATCCACTTGGCGTTTTTCGATAAGAAATGCGCCGTTGGATTGCGGAATGCGGATGCTGTATTCAAGACGATCAGAGGCATGTAAAAGTTCTTTGGCCGAAATGTAAGGTATCGTATTTTGTTTTCCATAGTAATTGATCAACATCTTCCCCTCAGGATTTACAGGAAGTGTTGTCACCAGCGGGGTGTCGTCAGCACCGCTATCTTGACTGACATCTTGAATTTCAATTTGTGATACATTCTTTTGTCCATTGGATTGCTTCAGTTTGAAAATAGCTTGATAGCCAGTTGAAGCTAAATAGGCCTGTAGCGCTAAAGAAGGAATGTAACTTGTACCCAGTTGATTCCCAGTTCTGAAGAGTAAGGGATAGTTTCGAATAACGCCGTCAGCATCGGGACTAGCGACAAAGCTGGCTGTGTAAATAGCAGCTTCTTGCAGCGCGGGGATGTTTTGAGTCCACATTTCATATTGGGGAATAGTATTAAGGACAGGTGTTGTTTTCAGTAACG encodes the following:
- a CDS encoding thiolase family protein, with product MSSLPKSPRDVVIVEGVRTPFAKAGTKLKDVHAAQLGQVALKELVARTNLDVDIVDEVILGNTGSPSDAVNIARVVALNAGFPIKTSAVTVHRNCASAMESITSGYERIKSGTMDVVVAGGTENMSQMPLVVPPAIKGIIERLGSAKTGGARAAALWDWFKADLQQIKEMVTTPPLAKTKYKPVITLADGLTDPFVGINMGMTAEVIAKEFGISRKEQDAYALQSHLKVAAARAKLAEEIVPFYVAPDYKEVVTQDVGPRDNQTLEALEKLKPFFDKNTGSITAGNSCPVTDGSAMVLLMSREKAEALGYKPLARIRGYAFAGLEPERMGMGPAYSTPIALKRAGLSMKDIGLVELNEAFAAQVMANQKAFDSEEFGKKIGLSGKIGELRSDILNVNGGAIALGHPVGATGTRIVLTLMKEMKRRNTEFGLATLCIGGGQGGSVIIENEG
- a CDS encoding 3-hydroxyacyl-CoA dehydrogenase NAD-binding domain-containing protein, with the translated sequence MSAINLTTKKIGNDEIAILTFDLPNEKVNKLSTPVMTELKAHIEKLQTSNYKMVVFKSAKPKIFIAGADIEEIQKLKTPQEVQVAVSSGQTIFNQIEDLPMPTLALVHGACAGGGCELILACDYRIATDDSSTRIGLPETKLGILPGFGGCIRLPRTVGLQASLDVILAGKLLNPKKALKIGLVDYVVHVNLLDGFAETQIQKILAGGAKKRRKTFQPRGVVNKLLEGPLKGVVFKKAREGVLKATRGHYPAPLAALDVVRKTYGMSDRTRALQIELEHFAECAVTDISKNLIHVFYLTEMVKKQTGVSSDVKGKAVKQLGVLGAGTMGGGIAYVAADKGIGVRVKDISYEANAKALKHARDLWAKLVKKKVIDNYQFTQKMALVSTGLDFAGFKNLDVTVEAIVEDMGIKQKVIGQTAAEMREDAIIVTNTSSLSVNEMAKGHPRPEYFAGMHFFSPVHKMPLVEVIRGEKSSDETIATVFELAKKMGKMPVVVKDGPGFLVNRLLLPYMAEAAFLLAEGMSVEKVDKAYVNQFGMPMGPFELMDSVGLDVCVKVLNIFRKAFPDRVEVPALMEKLEKNKARLGQKTNLGFYKYEGGRKTEVDQSIYAELGISAPTNPYSDQECLERGVFAMINESALALDQDKIVDTPHEVDLAMIMGTGFPPFRGGLMKYADTIGADYVRTQLTKYATERKANRLKPSSKLVERADKKARFYN
- the lspA gene encoding signal peptidase II, translated to MTSRYKIVVIFLLLAVICAADQATKYWAVHNLMGQPAMIYLNGLFQLVYAENPGAFLGLGGGLSRGVRFVVFALVVFLGLGGMLWYIIRKNVSKVNLYAYTFIIAGGFGNLWDRVFHEDGHVIDFMLIEITGPLRTGVFNIADVFIVVGVLLALLGEYLFEKSKSPKASQT
- a CDS encoding FecR family protein, with the protein product MKVFLYVLVLFNPLMLWASEHGVFMVVKGSVKIQGPSSVSEAKVGSKIHEGETVVTGDDSRAKIVMTDRNIINISPNTQLKIEKYSNTSKDKNVRLNLIEGKVRNNVEQKYDNKNSKFEVRTATAVAGVRGTQFITSYNSSTRVTEVITLKGQVSFASLSSVQQGTAASGSGEVVVGRGEKSEVQDGGANVNPTPPAKVPVQEIRQIETDTNVRKDSVKNEVKVDTPAATVGATTPVTTAPLKDLTKESNQLIEGATNRKFDKSKIKIITQPEGN
- a CDS encoding tetratricopeptide repeat protein codes for the protein MIKNILAACVFLLSVKAFAQLDRQKVHQILNQSIELYNQQNYQESVKALARISSVRSQYLNWYYYYGLNQMQLQSYDNAARSLEIFIKRSPAQNTARAYYYLGRIQFQKGEYEKAITSLELSLDVSTDPQLDNMSEELLDKAIRYQNYYENSDRGNLTFLLGYSYDDNVLNLSKSLFPEKINGHVLSYGGALSYKVVDQYAFNLDPTLAVLDNYTFNESFQTNSTVQGADALQILASVPVRFTFGEGILAKKFDISLNHYTVYLPLSGSKRELANTSVFLRFQALTPWSNKFAMRYNVVVASDKASGYQLDDDNASGSRLEVMLSPIQYLSDMNHYLMYDLGYEQNTATGINARYKRYQAAINYGYASFGSSNSILRLSYSNLSYPDKNIPRKDNQYALSHIISMPLGWTDSSLGISVGVTNNQSNIDFNKYTDFNAGLLFAKSFGF
- a CDS encoding adenylate/guanylate cyclase domain-containing protein, encoding MLKKIFEYLLILAFASALTLGFYLFLAEANSSPLHKSRIQVTLENVSHKWNDLFYSDLNKKQPADNVVVLAIDEPSVIEIGRWPWSRTVINEITQQLLKYDIKTLSYDIIFSEEESAAMDNSFATTVSKAPDKLILGTFSDYSSRVLPYQDYCLTQAFLYTGGSQLVKINPFLLVEDDTIVFEETPFNQLFTPLFSAIDQTSQRTYLNFYSLESSQQLSRYQLNTLNFFKKQKIYEYCSEWLTAQDNYSFTDDNSIQALYFKVFETKTAAELNEKLSLLKTTPVLNTIPQYEMWTQNIPALQEAAIYTASFVASPDADGVIRNYPLLFRTGNQLGTSYIPSLALQAYLASTGYQAIFKLKQSNGQKNVSQIEIQDVSQDSGADDTPLVTTLPVNPEGKMLINYYGKQNTIPYISAKELLHASDRLEYSIRIPQSNGAFLIEKRQVDKAEFLKDKNIIFGATAVGIYDIRTTPHDINYPGPEIHATALSNLLSQNYLRYFKDELRYAPWLLFLTLIISLLIFIKAEVLLASIAFSLTAIILVLLQRYLYHEGYLFHSSFLFLVLVFTSFFASLIYKYFFQSRKSKEIKKAFSKYVSKDVVEEILKNESAIELRGQKLFMSVYFSDIRGFTEFSEKMDPLELSELLNKYFTPMSAVITQHQGTIDKYIGDAVMAMFGAPINYKNHAHQACYAALGCLNALEKLNEEFVLRNWPKIDIGIGINTGYMNAGNIGSETIQNYTVIGDSVNLASRLESLNKNYGTHIIISEFTYEIVKDNFNCKELDTVNVKGKKEPVKIYELLSTK